A segment of the Pieris brassicae chromosome 10, ilPieBrab1.1, whole genome shotgun sequence genome:
aataatattatgtatgtgtgaataggtgtaagtagtatttaagatattgtctttgaacaataaatcagatttgaatattgcttcATATtcgtattcatttctcgcttcctctcaaagtggcgaagactacttcaagcccttaattaacgtggtgagcctgcccgataaatttgatcctacccgtagggctccgtctgttaccttaggtctcttgatgcagacatcccgtacttatttatgtgttagggtatatctgtagggcttagggatccgtagggttgttaggttcttacatctcaccatctcatatatttagttatctagtgcagctcgctcatacatacattacatatactatacagatactcctgacattcgatacatataaagattaaacacacatttcacagtaTACTAGCAAGCAAGCTGTACAATATTCAAAAAGGGCTTGTTAAACCAGATTGAAGACGATTTACGCTGCTACAGgtgttcttttttattaattaattgtaaaaatttgaAGATTATGTAAAAATTGGATATAATGTTACACTTTATACATTCTCCAATCATTGTTTCTAAGCAGAATATattatgtcaataattatagaaCAGTATTGTGTAGTTGAGGTAAGCATCGcaaggaaaccggtttgcttCCCACCCAAAGTCAACTGCGTGTATGTCGGGCAAAGGAAGCTCAtaaccaacttgcctattagattgacaaatgatcatgaaacagattcagaaatcagaaaagttaatagaagatgtaacttaattatatataaattaatttttttaaggaatgtataactaagtttagggttcttttaaaaaaaaaaagtctgaggcccagacctaaaaacgtCATTGTtacaacaatatattttattttattgcgttATGGTAAATATATGTGTTTAAAACCttcgtatataataaattataattaagcctcatttattccaaaattaaaatgttacataatatacacacacataaaatatatatatctatatatacatttttttttcaaggaaGGCCTATACTTATTgagtataggcctcctccaatttGCTCCATCTCTCTCTGTTTTGAGATAACAATAATGACCTATAATGCGTTCTTCATTTCTTTGCTGCTGACCGATACAAGCGTTGAAGCCTCCCATCAGAATAACGATTTTGTTGCTTTGATCAATAGCGTGTTGGAGTTGGTCGTAAAACAAGGACATCCCTGTATCATTGGTGTCGCTAGTAGGAGAATATGCttgaataattgaaatatgtgagcagtgttggactagtggctacagcgtgcgactctcatccctgaggacgTAGGTTccatcctcggctgtgcaccaatggattttctttctatgtgcgcatttaacattagctcaaacggtgaaggaaaacgtgaggaaaccgacttgccttagactgaaaaaagtcgacggcgtgcgtcaggcacaaaaggctgatcaccaacttgcctattcaatttacaaatgatcatgaaacagatacagaaatctgaggcccagacctaaaaaggttgtagcgccattgatctattttaattgaaatatgtgCGTCTCTACAGACTAAATTTAGGACACATACTCGTTCTGAAATTGCTTGCTATAAAACTATCAAAATATGGTTTTAGGTTTTTCCTTATTAGAAAACCGACGCTATATAACCCTTTAGTTTGGCCGTAGTGACAAAAAATATGCTCTTGGTCttccaatatattatatcctaTTCATCGAATCTCAGAAAGCACGATGATAtcatactttatttttgaaatagctTCTTTAAACTGAATAAGTCTCTCATTTGAAAGAAGTGATATTGCATTGTACGTGCAGATAAATAGAGAATGAATAAGTTGAGGGTTGTGTTCTGGCTCTTCCGCGGGGACAGGCCTTGGTGGGAGAGGTGGAGGGGGCCGCttgttattgtattgtttgtgTCATTTGGAGAGCAATGTGGAGTAGTTGGTTTAGCTAAGCAATTGTCtggacatttttattttatttttgctgtaACTTCCTTCCTTCGTATATAaagtgtattaaatatatattgctataaattaaaacaaaattatttcactaatttattcttaaaattacaatcttTGAGTCTTAAACTGCGAAGGTGAATTTGGATTTGTCTGCGGTCGCCTTTTGCGCGTCGGAGGCGCCGTATTCACTAGACCTGCGTGCGCTTGCGCAGCTAACAACATCCCCAGCTGACATTGTGCCTGTAATagaaaataggattttttaaatgattcaTCTACTATTAAGTATAGTCACTCGTAACTGCTGCGTGTACTTAACAATTCTTTCTCATTTCGAATGGTCCGTTAAATAATagcttgttaaataaaaataaatcagcggcgctacaacctttttaggtctgggcctcagatttctgtatctgcttcatgatcatttgcaaatctaatatgcaagtaggtgatcagccttctgtgcctgacataagCCGGTAccctcactatgttttccttcaccgttcgaattCATATAGAAAGCAAGTCCATTGGttcacagccagggatcgaacctacgaccgcaaggatgagagtagcacgctaaagccaataggccaacactgcttttgctttttaaatgcgtatatttaaatcaagatAATGTTAAGAACACTTATGAAAAATGCATAGTAAAGATAGTTGTAtagtaaattatacaaatattttcgttCATCTCACCTCTTCAAACATATCCTTCGCCATTGCATAAACACTGTGCGAAGTGCTGTTGTACATGAGTGCGTTTGACAACATGAGTAATACGTCACGCTGGAATTGTGCTGTGGTCCTGGAAGTTTGATAAAGTGAGGGTAGTTTCAAATTCATAAACTTCGCAGTACCCGcacgttattaaaaaaaaatagctgTACGTAAACTTGAATATATACAGTATCTAAATGGCGTATCAGTAGCCTGGATTCAATTCCTGGGGAAACAATAAACTCACTAAATGTTTGTTGCTTGccttttatattgtaatgagattttagttatttgatattatacaCATGAGATTTAGACATAGATacgatataattaaacaatttgtaattCCCAAAACTGTCAATGGGCCATtcatatagtatttatttgattCTTTTTCTTTAGGCAAGAAAACTCACTTGAGGCAATATTCGTGGTCGCGAGGATTTTTACACCGAGCAATGCAAATTATATGAatgttaacttaaataaatattcagaaaGATCCATTGGACATTTTTGTGGATTTAAAAACACGACCCTTGGAAGAATCGCCATAACCGTGTAGTAAAAGTGTatctattgtaaattattcaGGGTACAAACCACCATTTCAAGATAGAAAACGGCAGTTctcaaagaaaacaaaaaaccgCTTTCCTATAACGACGAGTGGTGactataattttagtaaagtaACATTTTTAGAAGAAACCTTCACAGGCCAAGCACATGCcagaagtaaaataaaaaaaaataccggaCATGTCCTGCGTCTATATTACGTCGTATGGTCGAAAGGTCCATAGGCCTCTTCACTATAGTGCTATATCCCGGTGCCTCTTCATCGGTGATGGGTCGCAGAAACAATGACGCGTACTTGTGTGCGCATAAccttatttgaagaaaatgcACTTGATTTTGACaactttatttgatttattaaagttatactttcttttggcgcgttagggaaaaattataaaaggcGCGCATCCAAAATTTtccacaccgtcacaaaaaaccgacaccccgaagttagtttttttttattgttagtgtcgtttttgctacaaatgtagaataaaatgtttgtgttacgccaaagaagtataacttccaACGCGTGTACATACACGTTTTTTTAGTCATAGTAACTAGTAGTTAACTATTTAaccttaatatataattttggaattggataaattataaatgttttttcgaTGAGAGGaacaaaaaattcattatGATAGCGAAAactattattaagttattttgctGCGCATACACATTTGCAATTATTACCTTTGACTCGGAGAAGCTACGTTCGTTTAAGCTTTAATCctgtaaacaaaatttacaaaacgtaTTCACGTACGATACGTTCGCGTCCATAATGTtttcttatgattttttataaaatttacatatagacttataaagtttgtataacaggaaaatattttgtatattttaattagggaTACACCCGCTATATCAGCGATACTTTGGGTTTGCCGATACAacgattattttcatatttcgcgcttaaaaatgtaatgtagTTCGTTGCAAAAGAGGCAAGGACTATCTATGCCTGGGGGATCCCCGGGTTTTATTCAGTTTGTTGTCTCTCTCATCCGCTTTTTCCATTTCGCTAGACACTTTAGTTGTATTATTTCGataccaaattaaataaaatacagaattacaaaaatcttatcatgttaattttactttttgaacggattaaggctatttattattattaaaacttataattatttacataattctattttttttttaccgaCGCTTCGCGTGcctttcagcgtgcgtggtcacggtgaccaatTGAACCGgtgaataattataagttttaatgttaattttaataaatattgataaaatttttaagaacagttattttgttaattcacTAAGCATTGGTATCgacgatattttaattttaatcttgtTAAACAGTTCTATTAAAATGCTATATATGATAATACCTGCTATAAACAAGCATAACACTCTTCTTCCAGAGTCGGTGTTGTCTCTCTGCTTCGCTTGAGCTGGGGGAATCCGGGGCACTTTCAGAACCAGAACACGCTGAAAGTATAATATGAAATGTCTCAAatgtcatacaaaaaaatggtccaaagaaatctatataaataaccactcatataagataatttctatttttgaacCTAAGACCTCGGGGATGAAAGTAACACGTTCAAGCCAGTAGCCAACATGCACTACCATGTatcatatgtatttatttctaccaaaatgtgttaaagtattgttttgttaaacttcTTTACTGACTACCATTGTTGGatcctaaaataataaataaaataaatcaatggcactacaacctttttaggtctgggccttagatgtctgtatctgtttcatcatcatttgttaatcgaataggcaagtagatgatcagccttctgtgcctgacacacgccgtcgacttttttcggtctaaggcaagccggtttcctcacgatgtttttcttcaccgttcgagctaatgttaaatgcgcacatagaaagaaagtccattggtgcacagccggggatcgaacctacgacctcagggatgagagtcgcacgctgaagccactagggcTCTGCTCTTGTTAAAGCCTAAATCAGGGAAAGAAAACTTGTTCTAATTGTGTGACATTCTTAATTTTGAACCAATTTTGCCGCTCTACTTTTCtagggtaagattcagaagATTTCGATTTTAGATTTTGCCAAACATCAAGGTCTCATTTCAGAATCTGAGCCTGTTGGTAAATCCGTCACTTCATAAAAGAATACTTAGGAAACTTACTTCTGGAATCCGGTTTCTTCTTCCTTGAATAATCTCTCTTTGTTTTtccttctttatcttcttCTCTgcttaactaaaaaaaatatttagttagttaatatttattattcacttATACAGTCTCATGTTAGAacaagtacaaaataaatttactcaCTGCCTCCACAAGAGACTGAATGTAGTGTATGGACCTGTTTGTTCTGCATATGGTGGGTTACGACCAGCTTCGCCTCAGAAGAGAGCTTGCTGTGTCAGTGGacttatttaagataattacgGGTCGGGTTCATAATGTGGATATTATGGAGAGACTCTATATGGAGAGGGTCTACGGGTACCAAGTAGAAACCTGAGGCTTCCGGCAAAACTCTTGGATGTACCGCGCGCACATTCCAACTTGGTTAGCAAAGCGCCACTCACGCGagcaatacaaataaacaaaatttctacTGAGGTagacatatttgtttttacacaGGCTGAGTTCACAAGAGGTGCTTGCTTTTGTTAGTTATAGGATTtaggcatataaatatatgcttttaaatgttttttcttgtaggataatcggtgtaggtattttttatatcgaaTTAGTTGTTACTGTTAAGGTagaataatgataaataaataaatattgacatGGACATATTATAACCCCATTTCTCTTACTCACCTCCATGGGAGTATCGTCATCTGTTTCAGTATGAGCATCTTCATCTTTGTCTTTCTCTTGTACTATTTCTTCCTTTATCATATCCTTTAATGGTATCGAGTCCTAGaaagtgttaataatatggattataattaaaatatttggtacCTAAGTAAAATTATGACTTAGGATAATCTAAAATTCAAAAAGATTTTGACCAAAGGAAGACCAACTTAATACTAAGTACTTTTTAGGGTTTAATGATCTTAAACAATTTGCAaaatagaaaaagaaatattgtaataGAAGATCTCCGCTCGGGCTATATTCCCTGTCCCACAAATTTTTATTGTCTCAGTGGATTTATCGCcgtgaaattgtttttttttttttttgctaagCGCGCGCGCCGTATTAATACTAAATCGCCATATaacaacaaatttataaataattattgatttacatatttttttaattttctaccgAGCTACTATTATTACTCACGATAGAATCATAATATTCCTATTCAATCTCTGACAAACCACAACCTTACCTCATCttcttctttcttttcatCTTTCGCCTCTGTAATTTCTTCCCTTTCCTCTTTAGTCTCTTCGGTCTCTGGCAGTGGTATATCTTGTATTTGCACATTCACTTCTGTATCCGCTTCTGGTTCAGGCTGTGCTTCCGGTGCTGTCTCTTCAATGACTGGTTCTGCAATTTACAAAATGATTTGAAATAGTTGTTAAAGCACGATTCTAAATCTAACTTATACCTGTTACTTAAAAGattagtatattaaaatattttaccttaCGAGTCTTATTTCAAGACGCAGAgtccggctcgaaggaccaagcAATACATATTTCCTATGGCGTAGGTGTACGGGTCACCTTCATttgatacaatataaaaatcttttatagtgTAAGATAACAAAACATTGGCTGCATACGTATATGCATATGGTCTCTCGCTTTATACGTAccgaataatttaaattaatatttactatacaATATGTCTATCGCCTTACGTATGATGTTTCATATATTGAGCAGTATAAGTTTAATTCGAAATAAATCATTGAGAAAATCTGGTTTAAATCTGTGATATTTCCTTATAAgataatttagtatattttatagaaacgaAGAATGTCTCTCTTTACCCTCAGGTTTAGGTGACTCCGGCAAAGGTATCTCTTCTGTCGGAATGTTAGTCTCTACCTCTGCAACTTCTGGCTCAGGCTGTGCGTCTTCTTGTGGTATATCTACTTTTAATGGTGCAGGCTCGGGTctgaaatcaaaattattattattcatttttttaaatatttcataattgctattttaataaaaataaaatttatcttcTTAAGTGTTAAACcgaatcaattaaataatttataaatgccAAAGTTTCTCTGATACGCTTTCAGTTTTAACCACTTAACCGCTTTAATGAAATTTGGTAAATAGAGGACCTTGGTAAATGACAAATATTTCATCTTGCGAGAAAAAGGTTAAATAGAGAGTTCTAAAGGTTTCCGGGTTTGCGCTTTATTCGGTGTCAGCCAAAGGGTGACAATTTTCGATTTTGACTTTAACACACAAAATGAAAATGGTCGGGCGGGATTTATCGATGCGCGTGCGCACTTAAACCGCATAACATACCGCATTttcttattacaattataagtaCTTACTACGTACGTAATTACTTAAGAAAGTGTTTGAAGTAGGACACACTACCGTGGATGGTAGAGGTTAGTAGTCTTAGTCTAATCGTTTTTTGGATTCCTTCTGTGTTACTGTATTGACTTGCGATAGCTGAACCaacacatattattataccGAGAAAATAGAGCATCCTAGATACCACCTTCCGGATGACCAGGCCTTCACATAGATGAAAGTTTATAtggaagatatattttatgctTACTCATCTATTTTCTCCTCGATTACTTCTTTCTCCGGAATATCTTGAATCTCTTCTACAATCGGTTCCTCTACAGGAACCtcaatttcagttttctcTTGTTTAACTTCTTCCTCTGGCGGAAGATTAGCTTCTACCGGCTCTTGCTCTACTTTTGGCTGTAACTTTTAATGGTTTTGTTTCATACAGTTTGAATGCAATAAGTTATTTGACAGTTTGAAAAAGTGTTATTGTAAGTGTAAACGGGTTGTGgagataaataacttttaaataatcaataatttattttaaaaaaccataataaaatattgatttgtatATCAGACACAAGACAGATTAGTCGTATCGACGTTGACGTAGtttgcttataaataatatattcccGCGTGTTTAATTCGAATCATTCCTTGAAAGTTTATTTCGTCCGagactataatataatacatgaaTAACATAGAttcaatattgataattaACACATAAAAACTTGACGTTTGTTACTGTGTTTACAAGCATGATACGTCACAGGGACTGGTGAGACGCCATCTTGCGCATTCAagctttttgttattaaaggtACAGCAcagacttaaaaataataacttatacgGAAAAGTGAttgtagtaataaataatctgtaaTGGTTTTTAAACTGTCCTCAACCTATTAACGAATTCTGTCAAATACCTGCGTATCATCCGActgtataacttttatttccGGTGTCGGAAACTTCACTTCCGGGAAAGCAATTTTCACTTCCGGCACTATTTCCGTTTCCGGTATGGTTTCTTCTTCATGTATCACTTCTGCTTTTATCGGCTCAACCTAGAAAACATAAAGGttttttacacaatatatatataatatgccgctaaaacagatttttctgttttctctatattttttttctataagcGTAGGTTATCGGCTGTGGGAGACTCGAATGTTCCGTATATGCTTGTGGCTTTAAAGTaagtgaatttaaaatacctgTGCATCTTCCGTTGTATTCGATGGTTCTACTGTCGGCTCTGATACAGGAACTTCTTCAACCTAGAATGCATTAATCTATatcttttactatttattataacgcgAATATGGAAGTTCCTGGATTATTTTTCCCTCGAAATATAGTAATTATCCAAACTGGGAAGGGTAGAATAGTATATTTCAACGTGAAGTGACGTTACTCCCAtctaattaactaattattcttaataaattgtGTTCAGCATTTTTTTctctcccatataacatttacaacaataaataagattacagttgataaggtattgggagactggtttccaaactaggtaagaacctgtgatatggataaccaggcttccattcacagcaaagtcatattgagtggtaacaaaaagtacatacatatatgggtaggcaaacaaatttaacgttCTAAATAaggaaagtaaaacaaaacaaagctaCTACAAATAAGTTAGGGagttagtagaaataaagttgATGGGTGTATGTTTGGGTGTGTGTATGTAAGtgtttgtatgtgtgtgtgatAGTGGGAGAGGGTATGTACgcgtgtgtgagtgagtgttaGAAGGGAGTGTGTGAGCATTCTTtttgctgtaaataaataataaatatttcgcgATCCcctttaaatatacaattcatACATTTGTAATTGTGATGTATCGCAATTTACGACAGCGAAAACAAGCAAAACAATCTATTAATAATGTTCGCAGTCatgtttttaaaaaggttgtagcgtacATTCACGTACATTCTTGTACGTTGATagcaaatatctttttttgtaagtttaattttttcatatttttactatCAGTGTCAgctaagaaattatttagttatgtacaaaatatattttaccatCTAATAAAGATAAACTTGTAATAATTATGACTGATATTATCGTCCTAAGCGACTTTTCAACCCCAACCAAGACATTATTTCGACAATGTACGTCACGaaaatgtaagtgcgtgcttctatttcataaaagctgataaaggatttttgttttttattattattatttattacttaagatgtcatgtggagcatggtgtaatggttgcaactccttacaaacgttgtgtagaacaaaaaaaacttggcatttaaaaagagtggcggagagtttattgcctgttcttctcttccgttctactcccttgatttgtgaactggcagtaaatgtaaaattagaagcatttcatatacatttctgttttagacgttcataagtgtacattgagtaactatatgaataaatgtttttgactTGACTTTGAGTAATTTTAAGAGGCCCTTATAAAAAgagagtttttaaaaaaacgctATATCCTCACCTTATCTTCTAGTATAGTCTCCTCAATAACACATGGTTCATCTTCTTTCTTATATTGCTTTTCCAccctaaaattataaataaattttaactaatttgaCCTTACGGTTTCCCTTGAGGCCTTATTACAAActgcacaaataaattttcccttttttataattcatgtaCATACAGTGCAAACTCCATGTAACGTTCCTCGATTTAACAACGAACCACCCTAAAGCGTCGATTATCGTGTcgtcaattggctttggttggtttagcttgtcttccatacaatgacacagtctacatagcattacacccactctcaataacgacaacaattaagtaataaagtactttttaagctaaacttagtaaaaactgcgcagctgtgtacgttctaTTGTggctt
Coding sequences within it:
- the LOC123715498 gene encoding bromodomain-containing protein 8-like isoform X1 — encoded protein: MTSIQERLQLKRAPLDTWNIREQLCLASAVVRSGDQNWMSVSRALKSLADPNRPQDWYSQKNCAVQYGALLEHVETPKRKKRNSEGGVETPQESILKRLRDQRVQEIKNSLAEINAEYEQIKNEVNEVRNSSTSEEKLQELWAEIEASKQKRERESASRAAWMKEREERIIKAEKTWRPQTTVATTTQVTSSTPSSPLLSSLLKSTPVVTTPQHILHPNNSIETVSPSAGAPTLSLLLEQPQDNKHAAIEHIKSQLVQIEHQLKASTSGSPVPNPPTVVTTAANPAVDIDDIEIKAEDVYAFSDIDIHIPPVAAMHKPRVEKQYKKEDEPCVIEETILEDKVEEVPVSEPTVEPSNTTEDAQVEPIKAEVIHEEETIPETEIVPEVKIAFPEVKFPTPEIKVIQSDDTQLQPKVEQEPVEANLPPEEEVKQEKTEIEVPVEEPIVEEIQDIPEKEVIEEKIDEPEPAPLKVDIPQEDAQPEPEVAEVETNIPTEEIPLPESPKPEEPVIEETAPEAQPEPEADTEVNVQIQDIPLPETEETKEEREEITEAKDEKKEEDEDSIPLKDMIKEEIVQEKDKDEDAHTETDDDTPMELSREEDKEGKTKRDYSRKKKPDSRTCSGSESAPDSPSSSEAERQHRLWKKSVMLVYSRLCAHKYASLFLRPITDEEAPGYSTIVKRPMDLSTIRRNIDAGHVRTTAQFQRDVLLMLSNALMYNSTSHSVYAMAKDMFEEAQCQLGMLLAAQAHAGLVNTAPPTRKRRPQTNPNSPSQFKTQRL
- the LOC123715498 gene encoding bromodomain-containing protein 8-like isoform X2; its protein translation is MTSIQERLQLKRAPLDTWNIREQLCLASAVVRSGDQNWMSVSRALKSLADPNRPQDWYSQKNCAVQYGALLEHVETPKRKKRNSEGGVETPQESILKRLRDQRVQEIKNSLAEINAEYEQIKNEVNEVRNSSTSEEKLQELWAEIEASKQKRERESASRAAWMKEREERIIKAEKTWRPQTTVATTTQVTSSTPSSPLLSSLLKSTPVVTTPQHILHPNNSIETVSPSAGAPTLSLLLEQPQDNKHAAIEHIKSQLVQIEHQLKASTSGSPVPNPPTVVTTAANPAVDIDDIEIKAEDVYAFSDIDIHIPPVAAMHKPRVEKQYKKEDEPCVIEETILEDKVEEVPVSEPTVEPSNTTEDAQVEPIKAEVIHEEETIPETEIVPEVKIAFPEVKFPTPEIKVIQSDDTQPKVEQEPVEANLPPEEEVKQEKTEIEVPVEEPIVEEIQDIPEKEVIEEKIDEPEPAPLKVDIPQEDAQPEPEVAEVETNIPTEEIPLPESPKPEEPVIEETAPEAQPEPEADTEVNVQIQDIPLPETEETKEEREEITEAKDEKKEEDEDSIPLKDMIKEEIVQEKDKDEDAHTETDDDTPMELSREEDKEGKTKRDYSRKKKPDSRTCSGSESAPDSPSSSEAERQHRLWKKSVMLVYSRLCAHKYASLFLRPITDEEAPGYSTIVKRPMDLSTIRRNIDAGHVRTTAQFQRDVLLMLSNALMYNSTSHSVYAMAKDMFEEAQCQLGMLLAAQAHAGLVNTAPPTRKRRPQTNPNSPSQFKTQRL